A genomic window from Schistocerca serialis cubense isolate TAMUIC-IGC-003099 chromosome 4, iqSchSeri2.2, whole genome shotgun sequence includes:
- the LOC126474505 gene encoding uncharacterized protein LOC126474505, translating to MSAAPRPVRAGPPPELSLSWSSCRPARRGRPTAAEEDREKPAALAETNRPRGSGGHRSRTLLVHIPPAVINGEEAVRRHPCIWDVKIPDYKNTHKRYDEWEEIAKAFNVSRKECEDKWHNLKSQYSRELAKRKSSKGSGSATSNVYHTSWYAFESMQFIRDNYKPLSHRSTHEVVPVMEAPAREGDGEGEGEGSICFPFDVTEMEEVTFATPPEDIVEVETTPLISVPPHESGCATVPPCTTPSPSGSGRSSALKRARRDLDEDREGLLQTLRKVGDNLAGRKRDQFTHLGDLVANKLRFLYENGHTTIMARLENGIYRCLQEANNELINANAT from the exons ATGTCGGCGGCGCCCCGGCCCGTCAGAGCGGGCCCACCCCCTGAGCTGAGCCTGAGCTGGTCCAGCTGTCGGCCCGCGCGCCGAGGCCGGCCCACGGCTGCGGAGGAGGACCGAGAGAAGCCAGCGGCCCTCGCAGAGACTAACCGGCCGCGCGGCAGCGGCGGGCACCGTTCCAG GACTCTACTCGTGCACATTCCCCCTGCTGTCATAAacggtgaag AGGCAGTGCGCAGGCATCCCTGTATATGGGATGTGAAAATACCAGACTATAAGAACACTCACAAAAGGTACGACGAGTGGGAGGAAATTGCCAAGGCATTTAACGTGTCAAGGAAGGAATGTGAGGACAAGTGGCATAATTTAAAAAGCCAATATAGTCGCGAGTTAGCGAAACGGAAGAGCAGCAAAGGAAGTGGAAGTGCTACAAGCAATGTGTACCACACTTCATGGTATGCTTTTGAAAGTATGCAGTTCATAAGAGACAATTACAAACCACTCTCTCATAGGAGCACACATGAAGTAGTACCA GTCATGGAAGCCCCAGCCAGAGAAGGAGAtggtgaaggagaaggagaaggaagcaTTTGTTTCCCTTTCGATGTCACAGAAATGGAGGAGGTGACATTTGCCACGCCCCCAGAAGACATTGTGGAAGTGGAAACCACTCCGCTCATCTCTGTGCCTCCACATGAAAGTGGATGTGCAACCGTGCCACCTTGTACCACTCCAAGTCCGAGTGGAAGTGGTAGATCAAGTGCACTGAAGAGAGCCAGGAGAGACCTGGATGAAGACCGAGAAGGTCTTTTACAGACCTTAAGAAAAGTTGGCGACAATTTAGCAGGCAGGAAAAGGGACCAGTTTACCCACTTGGGTGACTTGGTCGCCAATAAGCTCAGATTTCTGTATGAAAATGGCCATACTACAATTATGGCAAGACTTGAGAACGGAATCTACAGATGTTTGCAGGAGGCAAACAATGAACTAATAAATGCAAATGCTACATAA